A part of Pirellulales bacterium genomic DNA contains:
- a CDS encoding phosphate propanoyltransferase, with the protein MNFPSLDRNVVERIVREIVLRGQGTAPRSKLVVSVSARHVHLTDEHVEILFGPGRTLTPMKPLYQDGFYAAEETVMVVGPRRRMLPSVRILGPTRPASQVELAFTDGISLGIDLPTRASGKIEGTPGCVLVGPAGVVELKQGVIRAERHVHMSLADAEQYGVKNGDRMSLRIESSCAVVLRDLLVRADAASKLEVHLDTDEGNAADLDHATSVELIPQD; encoded by the coding sequence ATGAATTTCCCGTCACTCGACCGCAACGTGGTCGAGCGCATCGTCCGCGAAATCGTCCTGCGCGGGCAAGGCACTGCGCCGCGTTCCAAGCTCGTCGTCAGCGTGTCGGCGCGACACGTGCATTTGACCGACGAGCACGTCGAAATCTTGTTTGGCCCCGGCCGTACGCTCACGCCAATGAAGCCGCTCTACCAGGACGGCTTCTACGCGGCGGAAGAGACCGTGATGGTGGTGGGCCCTCGCCGGCGGATGCTGCCCAGCGTGCGCATCCTCGGCCCGACGCGGCCGGCCAGTCAGGTCGAGCTGGCCTTCACCGACGGCATCTCCTTGGGCATCGATCTGCCGACGCGCGCCAGCGGCAAGATCGAAGGCACCCCGGGCTGCGTGCTCGTGGGGCCCGCGGGAGTCGTCGAATTGAAACAAGGCGTGATTCGCGCCGAGCGGCACGTGCATATGAGCCTGGCCGACGCCGAGCAATACGGCGTGAAAAACGGCGACCGGATGAGTTTGCGGATCGAGTCGTCGTGCGCCGTGGTGCTGCGAGATCTGCTCGTCAGGGCTGACGCCGCGAGCAAGCTGGAAGTGCATCTCGACACCGACGAAGGCAACGCGGCCGATCTCGACCACGCCACCTCGGTCGAGTTGATCCCACAGGACTGA
- a CDS encoding BMC domain-containing protein, whose translation MAKSMEALGMIEAKGFITLVEASDAMMKAANVEFLGWTKIGSGLVTAFVTGDVAAVKAATDAGAAAGGRIGEIVAVQVIPRPHEDLNVVLPLTAKSSGD comes from the coding sequence ATGGCAAAGTCGATGGAAGCGCTGGGCATGATCGAGGCCAAGGGGTTCATCACCTTGGTCGAGGCCAGCGACGCAATGATGAAGGCGGCCAACGTCGAGTTTCTCGGCTGGACCAAGATCGGTAGCGGCCTGGTGACCGCGTTCGTGACCGGCGACGTCGCCGCAGTTAAAGCGGCCACCGATGCCGGCGCAGCGGCCGGCGGCCGGATCGGCGAGATCGTCGCGGTGCAGGTGATTCCGCGCCCGCACGAAGACCTGAACGTCGTGCTGCCACTGACGGCCAAGTCGTCGGGCGACTGA
- a CDS encoding BMC domain-containing protein, which translates to MDNAIGLVETKGLVALIEATDVMAKAANVQIVKQVQIGGAYVTTIVRGDVGSVRAAVEAGAATAAQIGDLIASHVIPRPSAGLVQAYIG; encoded by the coding sequence ATGGATAACGCGATTGGATTGGTGGAAACCAAGGGCCTCGTGGCTCTGATCGAGGCGACCGACGTGATGGCCAAGGCCGCCAACGTGCAGATCGTCAAGCAAGTGCAGATCGGCGGCGCGTATGTGACCACGATCGTGCGCGGCGACGTCGGCAGCGTGCGTGCGGCAGTCGAAGCGGGTGCCGCCACCGCGGCCCAGATCGGCGACCTGATCGCCAGCCACGTCATTCCGCGCCCCTCGGCCGGTCTGGTGCAGGCTTATATCGGCTAA
- a CDS encoding acetate/propionate family kinase: MKVLVANLGSTSFKYRLFDMADERQLARGGTERIGAAESKSFVDIGGHREEAVGPVPDHAVAVRRCLEQLTDPRHGCLRDPGEVAAIGFKAVHGGRFSGVQRVTPEVLAAMEAMATVAPAHNPPYVRAMRILSERLPEMPLVAAFETGFHQTIPAANRYYAIPWEWADAFQVQRWGFHGASHRYIATRMAELLGRSDARIVSCHLGGSASLCAIRGGQSQANSLGMSPQTGLPHNNRVGDFDVFALPVLLERTGKRLDELLVELAEHSGLLGLSGTSGDVRDLEAAAAQGDTRAQVALDVFMGSVRHYLGAYLVELGGADAIVFTGGIGENGINVRRQVCRNLAELGIVLDEAKNETARGEARIDAAESRAQIWVVPTNEELVVARQVKELLQG; encoded by the coding sequence ATGAAAGTCCTGGTTGCCAATCTCGGTTCGACGAGCTTCAAGTACCGGCTCTTCGACATGGCCGACGAGCGCCAGCTTGCGCGCGGCGGAACCGAACGCATCGGTGCCGCCGAAAGCAAGTCGTTCGTCGACATCGGCGGCCACCGCGAGGAAGCGGTGGGGCCGGTGCCTGATCATGCCGTGGCGGTCCGCCGCTGCTTGGAGCAGTTGACCGATCCGCGGCACGGCTGCCTGCGCGATCCGGGCGAAGTGGCCGCGATCGGCTTCAAGGCCGTGCACGGCGGGCGATTCAGCGGCGTGCAGCGCGTGACGCCCGAGGTGCTGGCCGCGATGGAGGCGATGGCGACGGTCGCGCCGGCGCACAATCCGCCGTACGTCCGGGCCATGCGGATTCTCAGCGAGCGGCTGCCGGAGATGCCGCTCGTCGCGGCTTTCGAGACGGGCTTTCATCAGACCATTCCCGCGGCCAATCGCTACTACGCGATTCCCTGGGAGTGGGCCGATGCGTTCCAGGTGCAGCGGTGGGGCTTTCATGGTGCCAGCCACCGCTACATCGCCACGCGGATGGCCGAACTGCTCGGGCGCAGCGATGCGCGGATCGTGTCGTGCCATTTGGGAGGTTCGGCGTCGCTGTGCGCGATTCGGGGCGGGCAGAGCCAGGCCAACAGCCTGGGCATGAGCCCGCAGACCGGGTTGCCGCACAACAACCGCGTGGGCGATTTCGACGTGTTCGCCTTGCCGGTGCTGCTGGAGCGGACCGGCAAGCGTCTGGATGAGCTGCTGGTCGAGCTGGCCGAGCACAGCGGGCTGCTGGGCTTGAGCGGCACGAGCGGCGACGTTCGCGACCTCGAAGCCGCGGCCGCCCAGGGCGACACGCGGGCTCAAGTCGCGCTCGACGTGTTCATGGGCTCGGTTCGGCATTACCTGGGCGCCTATCTCGTCGAGCTGGGCGGCGCCGACGCGATCGTGTTCACCGGGGGCATCGGTGAAAACGGCATCAACGTCCGCCGCCAGGTGTGCCGGAACCTGGCCGAACTGGGCATCGTGCTCGACGAGGCCAAGAACGAGACGGCGCGCGGCGAGGCACGGATCGATGCCGCCGAGAGCCGCGCGCAAATCTGGGTCGTGCCCACCAATGAAGAGTTGGTCGTGGCCCGGCAGGTCAAGGAACTCTTGCAAGGCTAA
- a CDS encoding EutN/CcmL family microcompartment protein — translation MFVAKVTGHVVATQKVAAMVGQKLLTVEPYRVDEQNRAALKATGRTFVAVDTVGAGTGDYVLIVQGSSARMTPETKPLPVDAAIIGIVDTVHVASDCVYRRGD, via the coding sequence ATGTTCGTCGCCAAAGTCACCGGACACGTCGTCGCCACGCAAAAGGTCGCGGCGATGGTCGGCCAGAAACTGTTGACGGTCGAGCCCTATCGCGTCGACGAACAAAACCGCGCCGCGCTGAAAGCGACAGGTCGGACGTTCGTGGCGGTCGATACGGTCGGCGCCGGCACGGGGGATTACGTGCTGATTGTCCAGGGCTCGAGTGCCCGCATGACTCCCGAAACAAAACCCTTGCCCGTCGACGCGGCCATTATCGGCATCGTCGACACGGTGCACGTCGCCAGCGACTGCGTCTATCGTCGCGGCGATTGA
- a CDS encoding aldehyde dehydrogenase EutE, with the protein MQTTESLIRSVVQEVLAQMVATAPAAVSRGYQGRHGVFQTVDEAVAAATEAFDRLSERTIEDRRRIIDHIRRISIEQSVELGTMEMNETKIGRLEHKIEKLKTLGERTPGVEFMRSEVFSGDHGLAVIEHAPFGVIGAITPVTHSLPTITGNAVSMIASGNTLVVNPHPSGKRVAAEGVRRFNEAIHADLGIDNLICVIAEPTLDTAEQVFKHRGIRLICVTGGPAVARAAMNSGKRAIVAGPGNPPVVVDETADLDRAARSIQRGAAYDNNLLCIAEKEVFVVASVFNDFMKAMERPGTAALCAREVDALTKVAITTAGEGAHKHDVPCKDFLGQDAAVLARGIGKTVLPNTELLFGETDEHNPFVTVEQMMPFVPIVRVKNVDEAIAKAKHYEHGYRHTSIIHSNNVRNMTRMGREMDTTLFVKNGASMTALGLGGEGYLSFSIATPTGEGVTTPLTFTRERRCTLVDDLRIIGK; encoded by the coding sequence ATGCAAACGACTGAAAGCCTGATTCGCAGTGTGGTGCAAGAAGTCCTCGCCCAGATGGTGGCCACCGCGCCGGCCGCGGTGTCGCGCGGCTACCAGGGGCGTCACGGCGTGTTTCAAACGGTCGACGAGGCCGTGGCGGCCGCGACCGAGGCCTTCGACCGGCTGTCGGAACGCACGATCGAAGATCGCCGCCGGATCATCGATCACATTCGCCGGATTTCCATCGAGCAGAGCGTCGAGCTCGGCACGATGGAAATGAACGAGACGAAGATCGGCCGTCTGGAACACAAGATCGAGAAACTCAAGACGCTCGGCGAGCGAACCCCCGGCGTTGAATTCATGCGCAGCGAGGTGTTCAGCGGTGACCACGGCCTGGCCGTGATCGAGCATGCCCCCTTCGGCGTCATCGGGGCCATTACGCCGGTCACTCATTCGCTGCCCACGATCACCGGCAACGCCGTCAGCATGATCGCCTCGGGCAATACGCTGGTCGTGAACCCGCACCCCAGCGGCAAGCGCGTCGCGGCCGAAGGCGTGCGACGGTTTAACGAAGCCATTCATGCCGACCTCGGCATCGACAATCTGATCTGCGTGATCGCCGAGCCGACGCTCGATACAGCCGAACAGGTCTTCAAGCACCGCGGCATCCGGTTGATCTGCGTCACCGGGGGGCCGGCCGTAGCCCGGGCTGCCATGAACAGCGGTAAGCGGGCCATCGTCGCCGGGCCGGGCAATCCGCCGGTCGTGGTCGACGAAACGGCCGACCTGGACCGCGCGGCGCGCAGCATCCAGCGGGGTGCCGCCTACGACAACAACCTGCTGTGCATCGCCGAGAAGGAAGTCTTCGTCGTGGCCAGCGTGTTCAACGACTTTATGAAGGCGATGGAACGGCCCGGCACGGCGGCGCTGTGTGCCCGCGAGGTCGACGCGCTGACCAAGGTCGCCATCACGACCGCGGGCGAGGGCGCTCACAAGCACGACGTACCGTGTAAGGATTTCCTCGGGCAGGACGCGGCGGTTCTGGCGCGGGGCATCGGCAAGACCGTGCTGCCCAATACCGAACTGCTGTTCGGCGAAACCGACGAGCACAACCCCTTTGTGACCGTCGAACAGATGATGCCGTTCGTTCCCATCGTGCGCGTCAAGAACGTCGACGAGGCGATCGCCAAGGCCAAGCACTACGAGCACGGCTATCGCCACACGAGCATCATTCATTCGAACAACGTGCGGAACATGACCCGCATGGGCCGCGAGATGGACACGACGCTGTTCGTCAAGAACGGCGCTTCGATGACGGCCTTGGGTCTCGGTGGCGAAGGCTACCTGTCGTTTTCGATCGCCACGCCCACCGGCGAAGGCGTGACCACCCCGCTGACGTTTACCCGCGAGCGCCGCTGCACGCTGGTCGACGACCTGCGAATCATCGGCAAGTAG
- a CDS encoding EutN/CcmL family microcompartment protein — protein sequence MQLGRVVGTAISTVKHRTMQGWKLLVVQPLRADGQSPDGDPQLAIDTLGAGRAELVLLSNDGKSARDLIGDPTSPVRWTVLGIVDGR from the coding sequence ATGCAACTCGGACGCGTTGTCGGCACGGCCATCTCGACGGTCAAGCATCGCACGATGCAGGGCTGGAAGCTGCTGGTCGTGCAGCCGTTGCGGGCCGACGGGCAATCGCCCGACGGCGACCCGCAATTGGCTATCGATACGCTTGGCGCGGGGCGCGCAGAGCTGGTCCTGCTGTCCAACGACGGCAAGAGCGCCCGAGACCTGATCGGCGACCCGACCAGCCCGGTCCGTTGGACCGTGCTGGGAATTGTTGACGGACGATAG
- a CDS encoding carbon dioxide concentrating mechanism protein CcmL codes for MTIGEVIGTVTLGRSHPSLTGARFRLVVPLSLENLQGSQEPRAEALVVYDELAAGVGALIAFTEGGEAVQPFYPDDKPIDAYNAAVLDAVDLVRPA; via the coding sequence ATGACCATCGGCGAGGTAATTGGCACCGTAACGCTAGGCCGTAGCCATCCCAGCCTGACCGGCGCGCGGTTTCGCCTGGTGGTGCCGCTGTCGCTCGAAAACTTGCAGGGCAGCCAAGAACCACGGGCCGAGGCGCTGGTGGTCTACGACGAATTGGCAGCCGGTGTCGGTGCCCTGATCGCGTTCACCGAGGGCGGCGAGGCCGTCCAGCCGTTTTATCCCGACGACAAACCGATCGATGCCTACAACGCGGCCGTGCTCGACGCCGTCGACCTCGTCCGCCCCGCATAA
- a CDS encoding class II aldolase/adducin family protein: MNIHALKQDICEIGRRLYSKGFAAANDGNISIRISDNEVLCTPTMICKGFMKPDDICSVDLEGNQLSGRRKRTSEVLLHLAIMKKRPEVKSVVHCHPPHATAFAVARQAIPQCVLPEVEVFLGDVPITKYETPGGQKFADTVLPFVEKTNIMILANHGTVSYGENVERAYWWTEILDAYCRILMLARDLGKINYFNQQEARELLELKAKWGFPDARLEKGMENCDICANDVFRNSWTETGVEQRAFEAAPLMAPGAAASPPAANAAPVPAPIAGVDTEALVQTITDRVMAALASR, from the coding sequence ATGAACATTCACGCCCTCAAGCAAGACATTTGCGAGATTGGTCGCCGGCTGTATTCCAAGGGATTTGCCGCGGCCAACGACGGCAATATCTCGATTCGGATCAGCGACAACGAAGTGCTCTGCACCCCGACGATGATCTGCAAAGGCTTTATGAAGCCCGACGACATCTGCTCGGTCGACCTGGAAGGCAACCAGCTTTCGGGCCGCCGCAAGCGCACCAGCGAAGTGCTCTTGCACCTGGCGATCATGAAGAAACGGCCCGAGGTGAAAAGCGTTGTGCATTGCCACCCGCCCCATGCGACGGCGTTTGCCGTGGCCCGGCAGGCTATTCCGCAATGCGTGCTACCCGAGGTCGAAGTGTTTCTCGGCGACGTACCGATCACGAAGTACGAGACCCCCGGCGGACAGAAGTTTGCCGACACGGTGCTGCCGTTCGTCGAGAAGACGAACATCATGATCCTGGCCAACCACGGCACGGTCAGCTACGGCGAGAACGTCGAGCGCGCCTATTGGTGGACCGAAATCCTCGACGCCTACTGCCGCATCCTGATGCTCGCCCGCGACCTGGGCAAGATTAACTACTTCAATCAGCAAGAGGCCCGCGAGCTGCTCGAACTGAAGGCCAAGTGGGGCTTTCCCGACGCCCGGCTCGAGAAGGGCATGGAGAACTGCGACATCTGCGCGAACGACGTGTTCCGCAATAGCTGGACCGAGACGGGCGTCGAACAACGCGCCTTCGAGGCGGCCCCGCTGATGGCGCCGGGTGCCGCGGCCAGTCCTCCGGCGGCGAATGCCGCCCCGGTCCCGGCGCCGATCGCCGGCGTCGACACCGAGGCCCTCGTCCAAACCATCACCGACCGCGTCATGGCGGCTTTGGCCAGTCGCTAA
- a CDS encoding lactate/malate dehydrogenase family protein — protein sequence MKISIIGGGGLVGSCTAFALQAAGVGSHLALLDVNADLVGGQALDLLHGSSTTADQRITAGGYDEIPDSSVICITAGLRRKPDESRLDLINRNVDLFVGILSQVRQAGHCKNAIVVVVSNPVDVLTYLAAELLELPPAQVIGLGTVLDTVRFRSLIAARMQVPPTQVNALILGEHGDSMVPVWSSAAVAGLPLEKFPGWNPNLASELFERTKGSGAEVIKKKGGAGFAVGLAIRDVIAAIGQDSRRILPVSTVQQGAYGIRDVALSVPTVVGRKGALGIHELELWPKEMQALKRSGQVLKQTLDTVLARVRATR from the coding sequence ATGAAAATCAGCATCATTGGCGGCGGCGGATTGGTCGGTTCGTGCACGGCGTTTGCGCTGCAGGCGGCCGGGGTCGGTAGCCACCTCGCGCTGCTCGACGTGAACGCCGACCTGGTCGGAGGTCAGGCGCTCGATTTGCTGCACGGCTCGTCGACGACGGCCGATCAGCGGATTACTGCGGGTGGCTACGACGAAATCCCCGATTCCAGCGTGATCTGCATTACGGCGGGTCTGCGCCGCAAGCCGGACGAAAGCCGGCTCGACCTGATCAACCGCAATGTCGATCTGTTCGTCGGCATCCTGAGCCAGGTGCGCCAGGCGGGGCATTGTAAGAACGCAATCGTCGTCGTGGTTTCGAATCCCGTCGACGTGCTCACATACCTGGCCGCCGAGCTGCTCGAATTGCCGCCGGCGCAGGTGATTGGCCTGGGGACCGTGCTCGACACCGTTCGATTCCGCAGCCTGATCGCAGCGCGGATGCAGGTCCCGCCGACGCAAGTCAACGCGCTGATCTTGGGCGAACACGGCGACAGCATGGTGCCGGTCTGGTCGAGCGCCGCGGTGGCCGGACTGCCGCTGGAAAAATTTCCCGGCTGGAATCCGAACCTGGCGAGCGAGCTGTTCGAGCGCACAAAGGGTTCCGGCGCCGAAGTCATCAAGAAAAAAGGCGGCGCCGGCTTCGCGGTCGGACTGGCGATTCGCGACGTCATTGCGGCGATCGGACAAGACAGCCGCCGCATCCTGCCCGTCTCGACGGTGCAACAGGGCGCCTACGGCATTCGCGACGTCGCCCTGAGCGTGCCGACCGTCGTGGGACGCAAGGGCGCACTGGGAATTCACGAGCTCGAGTTGTGGCCCAAGGAAATGCAGGCGCTCAAGCGCAGCGGGCAAGTGCTCAAGCAAACCCTCGACACCGTCCTGGCCCGCGTGCGCGCCACGCGCTGA
- a CDS encoding cytochrome c encodes MGWTKLAAPPLLLLLIAGCLAPVWGQQPATPRKVGRAAKALAPRPKFDAAVRDRFFTDVREHLGPGEPGRPVVADQASPVATAEPATPEPGTTGAAGENPPAPGSGAHWAALIARDNLEDEIKAQVALVAEAVKSPSKFKSGNYRQARTSFSLLAMLLGVVAQYDGEVRWRGVAAGLRDQLAHVALNCKVGTDGSYKEAKARSAELAEMVRGDAPAGDAAPSMPDGGWAKVSDRAPLMARMEESQRGRLDVWTADAGEFKRQRDKVLHEARLLAVLTAVIQDSSYEFADDEQYLKFAQDLAERVRELVAAVEQDDPAAAQSAVSRANQACDRCHTDFRG; translated from the coding sequence ATGGGTTGGACCAAGCTTGCGGCGCCGCCGCTGCTGTTGCTTTTGATTGCTGGATGCCTCGCACCCGTTTGGGGCCAGCAGCCGGCCACACCTCGCAAGGTTGGCCGGGCCGCGAAGGCGCTGGCGCCGCGGCCAAAGTTCGATGCGGCGGTTCGCGACCGGTTCTTTACCGACGTCCGCGAGCATTTGGGCCCCGGCGAGCCAGGCAGGCCGGTCGTAGCCGATCAAGCATCGCCTGTAGCAACGGCCGAGCCAGCGACGCCTGAGCCCGGCACGACAGGCGCGGCCGGCGAGAATCCGCCCGCGCCCGGTTCGGGGGCGCATTGGGCGGCGCTGATCGCGCGCGACAACCTCGAAGACGAGATCAAGGCGCAGGTCGCGCTCGTGGCCGAGGCGGTCAAATCGCCGAGCAAGTTCAAGTCAGGCAACTATCGACAGGCCCGCACCAGCTTCAGCCTCCTGGCCATGCTGTTGGGCGTGGTTGCCCAGTACGACGGCGAAGTGCGCTGGCGCGGCGTCGCCGCGGGGCTGCGCGATCAACTCGCGCACGTGGCGCTCAATTGTAAGGTTGGCACCGACGGCTCGTACAAGGAAGCCAAGGCCCGGTCCGCCGAGTTGGCTGAGATGGTGCGCGGCGACGCGCCCGCGGGCGATGCGGCTCCGAGCATGCCGGACGGCGGCTGGGCCAAAGTCAGCGACCGGGCCCCGCTGATGGCCCGCATGGAAGAATCGCAGCGCGGCCGGCTCGATGTCTGGACCGCCGATGCGGGGGAGTTCAAGCGTCAACGCGACAAGGTGTTACACGAGGCCCGGTTACTGGCGGTGTTGACGGCCGTGATTCAGGACTCCAGTTACGAATTTGCCGACGACGAACAGTATCTGAAGTTTGCCCAGGATCTGGCCGAGCGCGTTCGCGAGCTCGTCGCGGCCGTCGAACAGGATGATCCGGCCGCGGCGCAAAGTGCGGTCAGCCGCGCCAATCAAGCCTGCGATCGCTGCCACACGGATTTTCGCGGGTAG
- a CDS encoding ATP-dependent Clp protease proteolytic subunit, giving the protein MGETDRHGPIEIAVVGDLTENEGAISDKLLDIPPGGECILFIDSPGGSPYCALSLMAMIRMRDIRATGVVTGECSSAALWPFAACSRRIVMPWSVLLFHPMKWQSEEHVGLAEAAEWARHFGQLETEMDRLLAELFNVPYEQMEKWINPGRYVSGREMADAGLAELHQLRPISMPTRNGAAAKPRRGAPAKS; this is encoded by the coding sequence ATGGGCGAGACTGACCGCCATGGACCGATTGAGATCGCCGTTGTCGGTGACCTGACCGAGAACGAAGGTGCGATCAGCGACAAGCTGCTCGACATCCCCCCTGGCGGGGAGTGCATTCTGTTCATTGATTCGCCTGGCGGCAGCCCCTATTGCGCGCTTTCGCTGATGGCCATGATCCGCATGCGCGACATTCGGGCCACCGGTGTCGTCACGGGCGAATGCTCTTCGGCCGCTCTGTGGCCGTTTGCCGCTTGTTCGCGCCGAATCGTCATGCCGTGGAGCGTGTTGCTGTTCCACCCGATGAAATGGCAGAGCGAGGAGCACGTCGGCCTGGCCGAGGCCGCTGAATGGGCCCGGCATTTCGGGCAGCTCGAGACCGAAATGGATCGCTTGCTCGCCGAGTTGTTCAACGTGCCGTACGAGCAGATGGAAAAGTGGATCAATCCTGGCCGTTATGTCTCGGGCCGGGAAATGGCGGACGCAGGCCTGGCCGAGTTGCACCAGCTCAGGCCGATTTCGATGCCGACCCGCAATGGCGCCGCGGCCAAGCCGCGCCGCGGGGCGCCAGCAAAGTCCTAA
- a CDS encoding DUF1326 domain-containing protein: MRFLASCLAVASLLPSAIAGAWEASQLKGEYIESRTCDVYTGPCFANAEVGLTGSEALRAWSIEQGQFDGVDLSGLRVAVATKAESTLSFGGPQVDMGVIRSVVYVDQRADAQQQQALVDFVKRHGGPAVGTVVAVEAKPIDMALDHLEMVGRLQVGRIAELETRKLGKADCVCTNEMIYYPPLAAVDNSEAAYTVEGRFDGRGLGVKWNNRSSRSAFLATFCY; this comes from the coding sequence ATGCGTTTCCTGGCGAGCTGTCTGGCGGTTGCATCTCTCCTGCCCTCGGCGATCGCCGGGGCCTGGGAAGCATCGCAGCTCAAGGGCGAATACATCGAATCGCGAACGTGTGACGTGTACACGGGCCCGTGTTTCGCCAATGCCGAAGTGGGGCTCACCGGTTCCGAGGCACTTCGGGCCTGGAGCATCGAGCAGGGTCAATTCGATGGCGTCGATCTGTCGGGACTGCGGGTAGCCGTGGCAACGAAGGCCGAGAGCACCTTGAGCTTCGGCGGCCCCCAGGTGGACATGGGCGTGATTCGCTCGGTGGTATACGTGGACCAACGCGCCGACGCACAGCAGCAACAAGCGCTCGTCGATTTCGTCAAGCGGCACGGCGGTCCGGCCGTCGGTACGGTGGTGGCCGTCGAGGCCAAGCCGATCGACATGGCGCTGGATCACCTGGAAATGGTCGGGCGCTTGCAGGTGGGCCGAATTGCCGAACTCGAAACACGTAAGCTCGGCAAAGCCGACTGTGTGTGCACCAACGAGATGATCTACTACCCACCGCTCGCCGCGGTCGACAATTCGGAAGCGGCCTACACGGTCGAAGGCCGGTTCGACGGGCGGGGGTTGGGCGTCAAGTGGAACAACCGCAGCAGCCGTAGCGCTTTCCTGGCGACGTTTTGTTACTAG
- a CDS encoding Gfo/Idh/MocA family oxidoreductase, whose product MSDHTIDRRDFLAAGAVTGTLAWTARSYAQIAGANERLRIGFIGAGGMANAHMDAINSLKESNNLEAVAVADCWQTRAEAGAKKVGGAPLTDYRQLLDRKDIDYVTIATPEHWHSRMTIDALESGKAVYCEKPMTHSIPQALEVVAAQKKTGRPLQVGVQAMSDDSYSSAAQAIAEGVIGQVVQAQIEYVRRYDKQGPWRDPDLDPNLAKPADLDWDAWLGVAPQVAWNPHHYFEWRNYSAYSGGICTDLFIHRITRIMKACNLVYPRRVVGMGGIWQWPDGRDLPDNFEMICEYGRGMTVYVLGTMSNRVGIDHLIRGYRGTLYFTPSGWVAKDKDDKVLATHQKTGGEDIRLHHTNLQQHLRDGAPLNCPVALGLAGVVAVNMANESWRTSQVMGWDPDKMQMVPAHTLQLPHTPDPGAAAPSAEQA is encoded by the coding sequence ATGTCCGACCATACCATCGACCGCCGTGACTTTTTGGCCGCAGGTGCCGTGACCGGGACATTGGCATGGACAGCCCGCAGCTACGCCCAGATCGCTGGCGCCAACGAGCGGTTGCGGATCGGCTTCATCGGCGCAGGCGGGATGGCCAACGCGCACATGGACGCCATCAACAGCCTCAAGGAGTCCAACAATCTCGAGGCTGTGGCTGTGGCCGATTGTTGGCAGACGCGTGCCGAGGCGGGCGCCAAGAAAGTCGGTGGTGCCCCGCTGACCGACTATCGCCAGCTCCTCGATCGCAAAGACATCGACTACGTTACGATCGCCACGCCAGAGCACTGGCACAGCCGGATGACGATCGACGCGCTCGAGTCGGGCAAGGCCGTCTATTGCGAAAAGCCGATGACCCACTCGATCCCACAGGCGCTCGAAGTGGTGGCCGCGCAGAAGAAGACTGGTCGCCCGCTGCAGGTCGGTGTGCAGGCAATGAGCGACGACAGCTATAGTTCGGCCGCGCAGGCGATCGCCGAAGGGGTGATCGGCCAGGTCGTCCAGGCACAAATCGAATACGTTCGGCGCTACGACAAGCAGGGTCCATGGCGCGATCCCGACCTCGACCCCAACCTGGCCAAGCCGGCCGATCTCGATTGGGACGCATGGCTCGGCGTGGCCCCGCAAGTCGCTTGGAACCCACATCACTATTTCGAGTGGCGGAACTACTCGGCCTATTCCGGCGGCATCTGCACCGACCTGTTCATTCACCGCATCACGCGCATCATGAAGGCGTGCAACCTGGTCTATCCGCGCCGCGTGGTCGGCATGGGTGGAATCTGGCAATGGCCCGATGGCCGCGACTTGCCGGATAACTTCGAAATGATCTGCGAGTATGGGCGCGGGATGACGGTCTACGTCCTGGGCACCATGAGCAACCGCGTCGGTATCGATCACCTGATCCGCGGCTACCGCGGCACGCTGTATTTCACCCCGTCGGGCTGGGTGGCCAAGGACAAGGACGACAAGGTGCTGGCCACGCACCAGAAGACCGGCGGCGAGGACATCCGACTTCATCACACCAATTTGCAGCAGCACCTGCGCGATGGGGCGCCCTTGAACTGCCCCGTCGCATTGGGGCTGGCCGGTGTGGTCGCGGTGAACATGGCCAACGAATCCTGGCGCACCAGTCAGGTCATGGGCTGGGACCCGGACAAGATGCAGATGGTCCCGGCGCACACCTTGCAATTGCCGCATACGCCCGATCCTGGCGCCGCGGCGCCGTCCGCCGAACAGGCATAG